The Paenibacillus mucilaginosus 3016 genome includes the window CGGCCGCCGCTTCCGCATCGGGGGAGACATACATGGCGTCGGCCGGGCAGTACAGCTCGCACATGAAGCAGGTCTGGCAGTCGCTCTGGCGCGCAATGACGGGAATGCCGTCCTCGCCTTTGTCGAAGACATTGGTCGGGCAGACGTCGACGCACCGGCTGCACTGCACGCAGCGCGATTCGCTGAT containing:
- a CDS encoding 4Fe-4S dicluster domain-containing protein, with protein sequence MIELISESRCVQCSRCVDVCPTNVFDKGEDGIPVIARQSDCQTCFMCELYCPADAMYVSPDAEAAAGVTEESLEAQGLLGGYREKVGWGPGRKPVSAHEYMYQLAARSIP